A part of Quatrionicoccus australiensis genomic DNA contains:
- a CDS encoding type II toxin-antitoxin system RelE/ParE family toxin gives MSDKPVVPRRQAKRDIDDALAYYLAEGSPQAALAFIDALERAYVHIANYPTSGSIHYAHELNLPGLRCWPLTDFPYLIFYVEQPGHLDIWRVLHGKRDIPAGLQAEHTP, from the coding sequence GTGAGCGACAAACCCGTCGTCCCGCGCCGGCAGGCCAAGCGGGATATCGATGACGCGCTGGCTTACTACCTCGCCGAAGGCTCGCCGCAAGCGGCGCTGGCTTTCATCGACGCGCTGGAACGGGCTTACGTCCATATTGCCAATTACCCGACCAGCGGCTCGATCCATTACGCCCACGAACTGAATCTGCCCGGCCTGCGTTGCTGGCCCTTGACCGATTTCCCTTACCTGATTTTCTACGTCGAACAGCCAGGCCACCTCGACATCTGGCGCGTGCTGCACGGCAAACGCGACATTCCCGCCGGGCTGCAGGCAGAGCACACCCCATGA
- a CDS encoding type II toxin-antitoxin system ParD family antitoxin: MSTMNISLPDALKSFVDDQVSQRGYGTSSEYVRELIRKDQDRQQLRGLLLAGAASAPDSAADAAYFAGLRARVAEQTGQ, encoded by the coding sequence ATGAGCACGATGAACATTTCCCTGCCCGATGCGCTGAAGAGTTTCGTTGACGATCAGGTCAGCCAGCGCGGTTACGGCACCAGCAGCGAGTATGTGCGCGAGTTGATCCGCAAGGACCAGGATCGTCAGCAGTTGCGCGGCCTGTTGCTGGCCGGTGCCGCATCCGCGCCGGACAGCGCCGCCGATGCCGCTTATTTCGCGGGCCTGCGCGCCCGGGTGGCGGAACAGACCGGGCAGTGA
- a CDS encoding EAL and HDOD domain-containing protein, which produces MKKIFAGDAGALAENQLQNDILYDQGKTGLLCREAVFDRQNRLAGHLFRLYRSALLANGPDDVQHLIDDLLLNTLLASNAAWNTLPAFVPLSSITLRQATVDRLPGENLVLLLHLSNRDTDTATLRDKLAQLRQRGIGIGLSHRPGHPAFSHVAPLADYGVIDVAGSDAGNVRDISVAFRASEKQPPVHLFAANIDSLDEHRLCQQWHFNFFHGNFAATAPARPGIRQVDPHKIHLLNLLRLVQGEAETPEIAAAMKHDPVLTFRILRYLNSPVIGLNHRIDSISQALIMLGRQRLTRWLAILLFSVNEANFADWMLVESALTRGKLMEDLAMLTSPPLPPDPLFLTGIFSCLERLLQQPLHEIIEELPLAQEISQALLERSGPYAALLAVAEASESHDPAQLQDAAVDAGISPKSINSALLGATAWASEVTEHWE; this is translated from the coding sequence TTGAAAAAAATCTTTGCCGGTGACGCCGGCGCGCTGGCCGAGAACCAGCTTCAGAACGACATTCTCTACGACCAGGGAAAAACCGGCCTACTCTGCCGGGAGGCCGTTTTTGACCGGCAGAACCGTCTGGCCGGCCACCTCTTCCGTCTTTACCGGTCAGCCCTGCTGGCCAATGGGCCGGACGACGTCCAGCACCTGATCGACGACCTGCTGCTCAACACCTTGCTGGCCAGCAATGCCGCCTGGAATACCCTGCCGGCCTTCGTACCGCTCTCCTCGATCACGCTGCGGCAAGCAACGGTCGACCGCCTGCCCGGCGAAAACCTGGTGCTGTTGCTGCATCTCTCGAATCGCGACACCGATACGGCAACACTGCGCGACAAGCTTGCGCAACTGCGCCAGCGCGGCATCGGCATCGGGCTGAGCCATCGCCCCGGCCACCCGGCCTTCAGCCACGTCGCCCCCCTGGCCGACTACGGTGTCATTGATGTGGCCGGCAGCGATGCCGGCAATGTCCGCGACATTTCCGTGGCCTTCCGGGCCAGCGAGAAACAACCGCCGGTACATCTGTTTGCCGCCAACATCGACAGCCTGGACGAACACAGACTCTGCCAGCAATGGCATTTCAATTTCTTCCACGGCAACTTTGCCGCCACCGCCCCGGCCAGACCGGGAATACGCCAGGTTGACCCGCACAAGATTCACCTTCTGAACCTGCTGCGCCTGGTCCAGGGTGAAGCGGAAACGCCGGAAATTGCTGCCGCCATGAAGCATGACCCGGTATTGACCTTCCGCATCCTGCGTTACCTGAATTCACCGGTGATCGGCCTCAACCACCGCATCGATTCGATCAGCCAGGCCTTGATCATGCTCGGCCGGCAGCGTCTGACGCGCTGGCTGGCCATCCTGCTCTTTTCGGTCAACGAGGCCAATTTCGCGGACTGGATGCTGGTCGAAAGTGCCCTGACCCGCGGCAAGCTGATGGAAGACCTGGCAATGCTGACTTCGCCGCCGCTGCCGCCAGACCCGCTTTTCCTGACCGGAATTTTTTCCTGCCTGGAGCGTCTGCTGCAACAGCCCTTGCACGAAATCATCGAAGAACTGCCGCTTGCCCAGGAAATCAGCCAGGCCCTGCTCGAGCGGAGCGGCCCTTACGCGGCGCTGCTCGCCGTGGCCGAAGCAAGCGAGAGCCATGATCCGGCACAACTGCAGGATGCAGCGGTCGACGCCGGAATCAGCCCGAAAAGCATCAACAGCGCCCTGCTCGGCGCCACCGCCTGGGCCAGCGAAGTGACCGAACACTGGGAATAG
- a CDS encoding HD-GYP domain-containing protein, whose amino-acid sequence MHTVLIIDDSDINLTLIKALVLKLGECNPVLFENPLKALDWCRENVPDLVIVDYMMPDMDGLRFISAFRALHGRDEVPILMVTANDQKDVRYEALLGGANDFLTKPIDRVEFGARARNMLSLRTGQKFLADRAQHLAALVHEQTREIRDREKELIFRMSRAAEFRDPETGAHIQRMAYYSQAIAKGLDLDESVQKLILEAAPMHDVGKIGIPDYILLKPGKLTPEEFEVMKGHARLGHELLNNSGSEILRAGAQIAISHHEKYDGSGYPRGLKGNDIPLFGRIVAVADVFDALTSERPYKKAWSLEDAVHFLEEGRGKHFDPLCVEAFLATWDIVLDIRQRFQDEDAPML is encoded by the coding sequence ATGCATACCGTGCTGATCATCGATGACAGCGATATCAACCTGACCCTGATCAAGGCCTTGGTCTTGAAGCTGGGCGAGTGCAACCCGGTCCTGTTCGAGAATCCGCTCAAGGCGCTCGACTGGTGCCGGGAAAACGTGCCGGATCTGGTCATCGTCGATTACATGATGCCGGACATGGACGGCTTGCGTTTCATCAGCGCCTTCCGCGCCCTGCATGGCCGCGATGAAGTGCCTATCCTGATGGTTACCGCCAATGACCAGAAGGATGTCCGCTATGAAGCCTTGCTCGGTGGTGCCAACGACTTCCTGACCAAGCCGATCGATCGCGTTGAATTCGGGGCACGTGCCCGCAACATGCTGTCGCTGCGCACCGGCCAGAAGTTCCTCGCCGACCGCGCCCAGCACCTCGCGGCGTTGGTCCATGAGCAGACCCGCGAGATCCGCGACCGCGAGAAGGAACTGATTTTCCGCATGTCGCGTGCCGCCGAGTTCCGCGATCCCGAAACCGGCGCCCATATCCAGCGCATGGCCTATTACTCGCAGGCCATCGCCAAAGGCCTGGATCTCGACGAATCCGTCCAGAAGCTGATTCTCGAAGCGGCGCCGATGCACGATGTCGGCAAGATCGGCATTCCCGACTACATCCTGCTCAAACCGGGCAAGCTGACGCCGGAAGAGTTCGAAGTCATGAAGGGGCACGCCCGTCTTGGCCATGAACTGCTCAACAACAGCGGTTCGGAGATCCTGCGCGCCGGCGCCCAGATCGCCATCAGTCATCACGAAAAATATGACGGCAGTGGCTATCCGCGTGGGTTGAAAGGAAATGACATTCCCCTGTTCGGTCGTATCGTTGCCGTGGCCGATGTGTTCGATGCCCTGACCTCGGAGCGCCCCTACAAGAAAGCCTGGTCACTCGAGGATGCCGTACATTTTCTCGAAGAAGGTCGCGGCAAGCATTTTGATCCACTATGCGTGGAAGCCTTTCTGGCAACCTGGGATATCGTGCTCGACATTCGGCAGCGCTTCCAGGATGAAGACGCGCCGATGCTTTGA
- the bioC gene encoding malonyl-ACP O-methyltransferase BioC codes for MHKPAKARVRLSFERAAPTYDSAAAVQRRICDRLLAGLPDIRVDRLLDAGCGTGYAQSLLLARFPAAQALALDLSPAMLGRIVAPCCRLAGDLEHLPLVDASLDLYWSSLAVQWCELALALREARRTLKPGGRLALASLGPATFHELRHAFAGVDEYRHTLSFHSPDEIRQIALAAGFAAVDVQKSTEIAHYPDFKSLLKAVKAVGANQVGAGQRRSLMSRTAFARAEAAGETLRTPAGLPLTYDVITLYAQA; via the coding sequence ATGCATAAACCCGCCAAGGCGCGCGTCCGGCTTTCCTTCGAGCGCGCCGCCCCGACCTACGACAGCGCCGCCGCCGTGCAGCGCCGCATCTGCGATCGCCTGCTCGCCGGCCTGCCTGACATCCGGGTCGACCGCCTGCTCGATGCCGGCTGCGGCACCGGCTATGCGCAGTCCCTGCTGCTGGCGCGCTTTCCCGCCGCGCAGGCACTCGCTCTCGACCTCTCGCCCGCCATGCTCGGGCGCATCGTGGCACCGTGCTGCCGCCTGGCCGGCGACCTCGAACATCTGCCGCTGGTCGACGCCAGCCTCGACCTTTACTGGTCCAGCCTGGCCGTACAGTGGTGCGAACTGGCGCTGGCCCTGCGCGAAGCGCGGCGCACGCTCAAGCCGGGCGGCCGGCTCGCCCTGGCCAGCCTCGGCCCGGCTACCTTCCACGAACTACGCCATGCCTTTGCCGGCGTAGACGAATACCGTCACACGCTAAGTTTTCACAGTCCGGACGAAATCCGGCAGATTGCGCTCGCGGCCGGCTTCGCAGCGGTCGACGTGCAAAAAAGCACGGAAATCGCGCATTACCCGGATTTCAAGTCGCTGCTCAAGGCGGTCAAGGCGGTTGGCGCCAATCAGGTCGGCGCCGGCCAGCGGCGCAGCCTGATGAGCCGCACCGCCTTCGCGCGCGCCGAGGCGGCCGGCGAAACCTTGCGCACACCGGCCGGCCTGCCGCTCACCTACGACGTCATCACGCTTTACGCCCAAGCATGA
- the bioD gene encoding dethiobiotin synthase yields MKKAYFLTGTDTEIGKTFITCALLRRAAQDGHQAAGLKPIAAGTDASGQNEDVEQILAASNLALPRAVVNPYCLSAAIAPHIAAAEEGRSIDFAVIKAACAEAMAAADFLIVEGAGGFRIPLTVDRDSADLAVDLGLPVILVVGMRLGCISHALLTAEAIVGRGLELAGWVANRIDSAMARFDENLATLQGLLPAPLLGVVPYAPPGGSIGAAGFLNLPGA; encoded by the coding sequence ATGAAAAAAGCCTATTTCCTGACCGGTACCGATACCGAGATCGGCAAGACCTTCATCACCTGCGCCCTGCTCCGGCGCGCCGCACAGGATGGCCATCAGGCTGCCGGCCTCAAGCCGATTGCCGCCGGCACCGATGCATCCGGCCAAAACGAGGACGTGGAACAGATCCTCGCCGCCAGCAATCTGGCGCTGCCGCGCGCCGTGGTCAATCCCTATTGTCTTTCCGCGGCGATTGCGCCGCACATCGCTGCCGCCGAAGAAGGCCGCAGTATCGACTTTGCCGTGATCAAGGCAGCCTGCGCAGAGGCGATGGCCGCCGCCGATTTCCTCATCGTCGAGGGCGCCGGCGGTTTTCGCATTCCGCTCACGGTCGACCGCGACAGTGCCGACCTGGCGGTCGACCTCGGTTTACCGGTCATTTTGGTCGTCGGCATGCGCCTGGGCTGCATCAGCCACGCGCTGCTCACGGCAGAAGCCATCGTCGGCCGCGGCCTTGAACTGGCCGGCTGGGTCGCCAACCGGATCGATTCGGCAATGGCACGCTTCGACGAAAATCTGGCGACGCTGCAAGGCTTGCTGCCAGCGCCCTTGCTCGGCGTCGTACCCTACGCGCCGCCTGGCGGCTCCATCGGCGCCGCCGGATTCCTGAATCTACCGGGTGCCTAG
- a CDS encoding HDOD domain-containing protein has product MNAVTEEKALLSLLQGVDFPPCPAVLLAVDAELKKETPDQREIARHISTDVALSGCLMQVANSPAFSTGRPLNSITQALQILGTQQVFNLLVTQLLKVALSGAPDVSLDRFWDSSAQTARLAAELARRLRCVRPDVAYTFGLFHDCGIPLLMKRFPQARAALAEANVADEQSFTEVEERHLGTNHAVVGYFLARRWHLPSFVAEGILHHHDYRLLAEPGRVSEDVKRLISIVVLAEHIIRLQAGDHGEQEWHKAASVACESLGLSLAAIDDLIEDMCEWLA; this is encoded by the coding sequence ATGAATGCCGTAACCGAAGAGAAAGCGTTGTTGAGTTTGTTGCAGGGCGTCGACTTTCCGCCTTGCCCTGCCGTTTTGCTGGCCGTTGATGCCGAACTGAAAAAGGAAACGCCGGATCAACGGGAAATCGCGCGTCACATCAGCACGGATGTCGCTCTCTCCGGTTGTCTGATGCAGGTTGCCAATTCGCCGGCCTTTTCGACGGGGCGACCGCTCAACTCCATTACCCAGGCGCTGCAAATACTGGGGACGCAGCAGGTATTCAATCTGCTGGTAACCCAGTTGCTGAAAGTGGCCTTGTCCGGTGCGCCGGATGTGTCGCTGGATCGTTTCTGGGACTCTTCAGCCCAGACCGCCCGTCTTGCAGCCGAGTTGGCGCGCCGTCTGCGTTGCGTGCGGCCTGATGTTGCCTACACCTTCGGACTTTTCCACGATTGCGGCATTCCGCTGTTGATGAAGCGCTTTCCGCAGGCCAGGGCCGCACTGGCCGAGGCCAACGTGGCAGATGAGCAGAGTTTCACCGAGGTCGAAGAGCGTCATCTCGGCACCAATCATGCTGTGGTCGGTTATTTCCTGGCGCGCCGCTGGCATTTGCCGTCATTCGTTGCCGAAGGCATCCTGCATCATCACGACTATCGTTTGCTGGCCGAGCCGGGGCGTGTTTCCGAGGACGTAAAACGTCTGATTTCGATTGTCGTGCTCGCCGAACACATCATCCGCCTGCAGGCGGGTGACCATGGCGAACAGGAGTGGCACAAGGCAGCTTCGGTCGCCTGTGAAAGCTTGGGCTTGTCGCTGGCGGCGATTGATGACCTGATCGAGGATATGTGCGAGTGGCTGGCCTAG
- a CDS encoding YciI family protein translates to MLYVIIGEDRAGSLEQRLAARPAHLERLQALQAEARLILAGPCPAIDSPDPGPAGFSGSIIIAEFASLAAAQAWADADPYIAAGVYEKVVVKPFKKALPA, encoded by the coding sequence ATGCTCTACGTCATCATCGGTGAAGACCGCGCCGGCTCGCTCGAACAACGCCTGGCCGCCCGCCCCGCCCATCTTGAGCGCCTGCAGGCTCTGCAGGCCGAAGCCCGCCTGATCCTGGCCGGCCCCTGTCCGGCCATCGATTCGCCCGATCCCGGCCCGGCCGGTTTCTCGGGCAGCATCATCATTGCCGAATTCGCTTCGCTTGCCGCCGCGCAAGCCTGGGCCGACGCCGACCCTTACATCGCCGCCGGCGTCTATGAAAAAGTCGTCGTCAAACCGTTCAAGAAAGCGCTGCCGGCGTGA
- a CDS encoding peptidylprolyl isomerase: MLKLSRLAALLVAGAIVSAPVLAAEKGKPVATVNGVAVSQAVFDAFLAEQKAQGAPDSPELKNAVKEELVRREVIAQEAKKKGLDKKSEVQGQVDLARQAVLIRAFLSDYSRAHPVTDAQLKAEYDGIKATLGNTEYKVRHVLVDKEDDAKAIIAKLDKGEKFSELAKQSKDPGSKDKGGELDWSTPSSYVKPFAEAMTKLKKGEYTKAPVKSDFGYHVIQLDDSRSLTPPPFEQVKPQLQQRVTNRQIEQLVRDLREKAKVD; the protein is encoded by the coding sequence ATGCTCAAACTTTCCCGTCTGGCTGCCCTGCTCGTTGCTGGCGCCATCGTTTCGGCGCCGGTACTGGCTGCAGAAAAGGGCAAGCCCGTAGCGACGGTTAACGGCGTCGCCGTTTCGCAAGCAGTCTTTGATGCCTTCCTGGCCGAGCAAAAGGCCCAGGGCGCTCCCGACTCGCCCGAACTGAAAAATGCGGTCAAGGAAGAACTGGTCCGCCGCGAAGTCATCGCCCAGGAAGCAAAGAAAAAGGGCCTCGACAAGAAGAGCGAAGTCCAGGGCCAGGTTGATCTTGCCCGCCAGGCCGTGCTGATCCGTGCCTTCCTCTCCGATTACTCGCGCGCCCATCCGGTCACCGATGCCCAGCTCAAGGCCGAATACGACGGCATCAAGGCCACTCTCGGCAATACCGAATACAAGGTCCGCCACGTGCTGGTCGACAAGGAAGATGATGCCAAGGCGATCATCGCCAAGCTCGACAAGGGCGAAAAGTTCTCCGAACTGGCCAAGCAGTCGAAGGATCCGGGCTCCAAGGACAAGGGTGGCGAACTCGACTGGAGCACGCCGAGCTCCTACGTCAAGCCGTTTGCCGAAGCGATGACCAAGCTGAAGAAGGGTGAATACACCAAGGCACCGGTCAAGTCCGATTTCGGCTACCACGTCATCCAGCTCGACGACTCGCGTTCGCTGACCCCGCCGCCGTTCGAACAGGTCAAGCCGCAACTGCAACAACGCGTCACCAACCGCCAGATCGAACAGCTGGTCAGGGACCTGCGCGAAAAGGCCAAAGTCGACTGA
- a CDS encoding alpha/beta fold hydrolase, translating into MSTPLYFIPGWCLGRGPLAAAVDALNGQFFDLPGYADAPLIADFDAAAADIAARLPAGATLCGWSLGAQLALAVAALAPEKVGKLVLVAGTASFVQRDGWPHGMPPAMLAEFTAGIAADAEAMLPRFVGGFNRGDARAKAVTQELLQLADPRPSGAVLATGLEWLRVVDLRQAATEIKVPTLLLNGSADPLMPLPAAEALAALIPGARLEVFADCAHAPFISTPADFVARVAAFVNA; encoded by the coding sequence ATGTCCACTCCCCTTTATTTCATTCCCGGCTGGTGCCTCGGTCGCGGCCCGCTTGCCGCAGCGGTCGACGCGCTAAACGGGCAGTTTTTCGACCTGCCCGGCTACGCTGATGCACCGCTGATTGCCGATTTCGATGCCGCCGCAGCCGATATCGCAGCCCGTCTGCCGGCCGGCGCCACCTTGTGCGGCTGGTCGCTCGGCGCCCAGCTGGCGCTCGCCGTTGCCGCGCTGGCCCCGGAAAAGGTCGGCAAGCTGGTGCTGGTTGCCGGCACGGCCAGTTTCGTGCAGCGCGACGGCTGGCCACACGGCATGCCGCCGGCGATGCTCGCCGAATTCACGGCCGGCATTGCCGCCGATGCCGAAGCCATGCTGCCGCGCTTCGTCGGCGGCTTCAATCGCGGCGACGCACGCGCCAAGGCGGTGACGCAGGAACTCCTGCAACTGGCCGACCCGCGCCCGTCCGGCGCCGTGCTGGCGACCGGCCTCGAATGGCTGCGCGTCGTCGACCTGCGCCAGGCCGCAACCGAAATCAAGGTACCGACCCTGCTGCTCAACGGCTCGGCCGATCCGCTGATGCCGCTGCCCGCCGCCGAGGCGCTCGCCGCGCTGATTCCGGGCGCCCGCCTCGAAGTCTTTGCCGATTGCGCGCACGCTCCCTTCATCTCGACGCCGGCCGATTTCGTCGCCCGCGTCGCCGCCTTCGTCAATGCATAA
- a CDS encoding BolA family protein: MSTLELLRERLAVLQAESIAIEDESHRHAGHAGARDGGHFVLDIVAPVFAGKTTVARHRLVYDAVGDLMRGKIHALAINARAPGEV; encoded by the coding sequence GTGAGTACGCTTGAACTGCTGCGCGAACGCCTCGCCGTATTGCAGGCGGAATCGATTGCCATCGAAGACGAGTCGCACCGTCACGCCGGCCATGCCGGCGCCAGGGATGGCGGCCACTTCGTTCTGGACATCGTCGCCCCGGTGTTTGCCGGCAAGACCACGGTCGCCCGCCACCGCCTGGTTTATGACGCGGTCGGCGACCTGATGCGCGGCAAAATACATGCTTTGGCCATCAACGCCCGCGCGCCCGGCGAAGTATAA
- a CDS encoding Hpt domain-containing protein, whose protein sequence is MTAAFKLDKAVILERLGGDEEIYTMMVDMFLQDVENNCTALAASLVAGEMPDLQREVHTVKGLLATFSDDAGAEEAQVIERQIKLGQTANLAEEIAALQARLREVAGVLGTR, encoded by the coding sequence ATGACAGCAGCGTTCAAGCTGGACAAGGCCGTGATTCTCGAGCGCCTGGGTGGCGACGAGGAAATTTATACAATGATGGTCGACATGTTTTTACAGGATGTCGAAAACAATTGCACGGCTTTGGCCGCCTCCCTGGTCGCCGGTGAAATGCCGGATCTGCAGCGCGAGGTGCATACCGTCAAGGGCTTGCTCGCGACCTTTTCGGATGATGCCGGTGCCGAAGAGGCGCAAGTCATCGAACGGCAGATCAAGTTGGGTCAGACGGCGAATCTGGCCGAAGAAATCGCTGCCCTGCAGGCCCGCCTGCGCGAAGTGGCCGGCGTGCTAGGCACCCGGTAG
- a CDS encoding septation protein A: protein MKLLFDLFPVILFFVAFKYSEKSPELAASWVASLLGSATVDLKQAPILLATIVVIAATVAQIIWVRLRHGKVDKMLWVSLALVSVFGSLTLIFQNEAFIKWKPTILYWVFAGSIGFSSFILKKNAIKAMLGEQLTLPESVWNRLSLSWVAFFLFMGCLNLFIAFNFTTDTWVNFKLFGGMGLLFVFIVGQGLLLSKYVQEEK from the coding sequence ATGAAACTGCTTTTTGACCTCTTCCCCGTCATCCTCTTCTTTGTCGCCTTCAAGTACTCCGAGAAAAGTCCGGAGCTGGCGGCAAGCTGGGTTGCCTCCCTGCTCGGTTCGGCAACGGTCGACCTCAAGCAGGCGCCGATTTTGCTCGCCACCATCGTCGTCATTGCCGCGACCGTCGCCCAGATCATCTGGGTGCGACTGCGCCACGGCAAGGTGGACAAGATGCTCTGGGTCAGCCTCGCGCTGGTCAGCGTCTTCGGCAGCCTGACCCTGATCTTCCAGAACGAAGCCTTCATCAAGTGGAAGCCGACCATCCTGTACTGGGTGTTCGCCGGCAGCATCGGCTTCTCGTCCTTCATCCTGAAAAAGAACGCGATCAAGGCCATGCTCGGTGAACAGCTGACGCTCCCCGAATCCGTCTGGAACCGGCTCAGCCTTTCCTGGGTGGCCTTCTTCCTGTTCATGGGCTGCCTCAACCTGTTCATTGCCTTCAATTTCACGACCGATACCTGGGTCAATTTCAAACTGTTCGGCGGCATGGGCCTGTTGTTCGTCTTCATCGTCGGGCAAGGTCTGCTGCTGTCGAAATACGTGCAGGAAGAAAAATAA
- the bioF gene encoding 8-amino-7-oxononanoate synthase: MTLSIETRLTTELEEIAAAGLTRRRRVLASPCGRIAAVDGREMLNFASNDYLGLAGNAEIAQAMADGALHWGAGSGASHLVSGHLAPHEQIEKDIAAFVGFPRALTFSTGYLANLAIVPTLAGRGAAVFADKLNHASLIDAVQLAKAQGADSQRYAHNDMAALERLLAASDAKTKVIVSDAVFSMDGDLAPLPQLLALAERFDAWLVIDDAHGFGVLGAQGRGSLSHFNLPAAKRILLMGTLGKAAGVGGAFVAGSEIAIEYLLQRARSYIFTTAAPAPIACALSKSLNIIEQGEALRANLFARIAQLRDGLAGLRWQLLPSPTAIQPLIVGDNEAALALARALWERGLWVPAIRPPTVPKGTARLRISVSAAHTAADISCLIDALRAEAATLAG; encoded by the coding sequence ATGACACTATCGATCGAAACCCGCCTCACCACCGAACTCGAAGAAATCGCCGCTGCCGGCCTGACCCGTCGTCGCCGCGTTCTCGCCTCGCCCTGCGGCCGGATCGCAGCGGTCGACGGCCGGGAAATGCTCAATTTCGCCAGCAATGATTATCTCGGTCTCGCCGGCAACGCTGAGATTGCCCAGGCCATGGCCGACGGCGCGCTGCACTGGGGCGCCGGCAGCGGCGCTTCACACCTGGTCAGCGGCCATCTGGCGCCGCATGAACAGATTGAAAAGGACATCGCCGCTTTCGTCGGCTTTCCCCGCGCCCTGACCTTTTCCACCGGCTACCTGGCCAATCTCGCCATCGTGCCGACCCTGGCCGGGCGCGGCGCTGCGGTCTTCGCCGACAAGCTCAACCACGCCTCGCTGATCGATGCGGTGCAACTGGCCAAGGCGCAAGGCGCCGACAGCCAGCGCTATGCGCACAACGACATGGCGGCGCTCGAGCGCCTGCTGGCGGCAAGTGACGCGAAGACCAAGGTGATCGTCAGCGACGCCGTGTTCAGCATGGACGGCGACCTCGCGCCGCTGCCGCAACTCCTCGCGCTGGCCGAACGCTTCGACGCCTGGCTGGTGATCGACGACGCGCACGGTTTCGGCGTGCTCGGCGCCCAGGGCCGCGGCAGTCTGAGCCATTTCAACCTGCCGGCGGCCAAGCGCATCCTGCTCATGGGCACGCTGGGCAAGGCGGCCGGTGTCGGCGGCGCCTTCGTCGCCGGTTCGGAGATTGCCATCGAATACCTGCTGCAGCGCGCGCGCAGCTACATTTTCACGACCGCCGCACCGGCGCCGATCGCCTGCGCGCTGAGCAAAAGCCTCAACATCATCGAACAGGGCGAAGCGCTGCGCGCCAACCTGTTCGCCCGCATCGCCCAGCTGCGCGACGGCCTGGCCGGCCTGCGCTGGCAATTGCTGCCCTCGCCGACCGCCATCCAGCCGCTGATCGTCGGCGACAACGAGGCGGCGCTGGCGCTCGCCAGGGCGCTCTGGGAGCGTGGCCTGTGGGTGCCGGCGATCCGTCCGCCGACGGTGCCGAAGGGCACGGCGCGCCTGCGTATTTCAGTCTCCGCCGCGCACACCGCCGCCGACATAAGCTGCCTGATTGACGCATTGCGGGCGGAAGCAGCGACGCTGGCGGGTTAA